The Dehalobacter sp. genomic sequence TGCCCAAGGACGAAATTGTAAGTAACGATTATGATCTTTCCATCAACAAATATAAGCAGAGCGCCTATGTGGAGGAGGAGTACCTCCATCCTCTGGAGATCATGACGGAGATTAACGAGCTGGAAATGGAGATTACCGCTGGGCTTGCGGAGCTGGAGGAGATGCTCCATGGGTAGGTGGGATATATCTAAAGTTAGAAATTGTTTTTCATGTGTAATGCGCGGAAAATCCCCTACCTATGTGCCAGAATCTAGAATAAGAGTGATAAATCAAGCCTGTGTGTACTGGGATGGTATTAGGATAGATAATGTGAAGTATCAAAACGAGAATAATGCAGATAAAGTTGTTTTTCTGCAACCACAAGATGTGTTGATTAATTCAACAGGTACTGGTACTTTAGGAAGATGTAATGTCTTTAATATAGAAGATGCTTTTATTTATTCAATAGATAGCCATGTAACGCTGTTAAGACCTTATGATCATATCAATTCTTTGTTTGTTCGTTATTATTTTATGATGGACGAGACACAACGAGAATTATACAAAAAGTGTGTTAATGGCTCAACAAATCAAATCGAGTTATCAAAGAATCAATTGCTAGAGTTTCCTATCCCTGTGCCACCGCTGGATGTCCAACAAAAGATAGCTGATGTGCTGAACAAAGCCTCCGCGCTTATTGAACTGCGCAAGGCTCAACTGGACAAGCTGGATTTGCTCATAAAATCGCAATTTATCGAGATGTTCGGCGACCCGGCGACCAACCCGAAGGGGTGGGAGATTGGGGCGATTCGAGATCTGGTAAGGGATGTGAAGTATGGCACAAGTAAGCCCGCAGAAGCAGATGGGGTATACGTCTATTTACGGATGAACAATATCACCTATAGTGGTGGTATTGACTTAACCGATTTGAAATATATCAATGTTGATGAGAAGGAATATGAGAAATATGTTATTCGTAAAGGCGATTTGTTGTTTAACCGAACTAATAGTAAAGAATTAGTTGGTAAAACCGCGATTTTCAAAGAAAATACTCCTATGATTATTGCTGGGTATATTATTCGTGTTAGAACAAATGAAAAAGCTAATCCTGAGTATATCTCCGCATTTCTAAATTCGAGATATGGCAAAGAATTGCTTTATGATATGTGTAAAGCAATTGTTGGTCAGGCCAATATAAATGCACAGGAATTACAAAATATTAAAATCCCAATAACGCCTATTTCTCTGCAGAATGAATTTAAAGCTTTTGTAGAAAAAACCGAAGCGCAAAAATCTCTGCTCCAAAAATCCCTCAAAAAGATGAGACTCAACTACAAATCCCTAATGCAAAAGTGCTTTAGAGGGGAGGTTTTCTGATTATGATCAATTGGTTAAACACAAATCAAGGATTTGTAATGTCCCTGCTAACATTAATATACGTTATTGCTACAGTGATCATTGTTTTATATAATCGTAAAACTATCAAAGAAATGAAGGAAAGCAGAGAGGCGGAGTCTCGGCCATATGTTTTTGTTTATTTAGATAAAGACCCCAGAGACTTATGCTTTTATTTACGTATTAGGAACTATGGGAAAAGTGGTGCAAAGTTTGATAATGTCTCGATAACGCCAAATCTCAAATTGTGTGATGGGGCATTGCCAGAGAACTTCCTTAAAAATGTTATTTTAGCTCCATCTCAAACACTTGAGTTCATTGTATTAGAGAAAAAAGATGAAACTTTAAAAAATGATTACGCGGTCAGTATTCAGTATACATCTGTTGACGGAAGAGGAAAGCAATACAGTGAAAAATATATGCTGACATTACAATATGCTCATCAAATGGGGTATACGGACAACAAGCAGAGCAATCTTAGCGATGAAGCAAATGCGTTGAGGAACATTTCATACCATCTGGATTCTATGCGACGCAAATTATAATGAGGTGACCCGCCATGCGCACCAACTTTGATTTCCTATTAAATGATCCACAATTTAAACCCTTTGCCGAGGCAGCCGTCTCGGCGGAGCGGGTGCTGCCCATTTCGCCAGCATTGTGCGCTACCGCGTGCCGGACGGCCTTGGAATTTGCGGTCAAGTGGGTCTACAGTGTGGATGGGTCACTTCAAAAGCCCTATGAGGATAAGCTGGTTACCCTGATCAGCACCGAGGATTTCAAGGATTTAATTCCCCCAGGTATGCTTGCCAAGTTGGACTATCTGCGCAAAGTTGGCAATAACGCCACTCACAATGCCAAGAGCGTCAGCCGCGACCAGGCGGTACTTGCTTTGCAGAATTTGCACAGCTTTCTGGATTTCGTTGCCTACTGTTACGGAACAAAGTACACCGAGGTTACGTTTGACAAAGCCTTATTGGAAGCAAAACCGGAACCGGCAGTCGTCACAGTAATGCCGCCAGATGCTGATGAGGTGGACTTCCAGACCCTGTTGGATGAGAACTTCCCCAAACGCGAAAAGCTCACTGCCAAGCGTGTGCAACAGCTCAAGCAGGGCTATACCGTCAAACCCATGGATATGACGGAAGCGCAGACCCGCAAGGCATATATCGATGTCATGCTTCAGGATACCGGCTGGCAGCGCGGCCCTAATTGGATTGACGAGTATCCCATCGATGAGATGCCAAATAAATCTGGCAAGGGTTCCGCCGACTATGTTCTTCTTGGAGATAACGGCCTGCCGTTGGCAGTCATTGAGGCCAAGCGCACCAGTGTCAATGTGGAAAAGGGACGTCAGCAGGCTGTATTATATGCTGACTTTCTGGAAAAGAAACACGGCCAGCGGCCGGTCATCTTTATGACCAATGGCTACGAAACCCGCATCTGGAGTGACAAATATTATCCTGAGCGTCCAGTCTCAGGTATCTATTCCAAGCGGGATTTGGAAAAAGAGTTTAATAAAATGAAAAGCCGTACTGCTCTAAGGGCGGTACGGATCAGTGATGAACTATCAAACCGTTACTATCAGAAAGAGGCCGTACAAGCAATCTGCGATGCATTTGACGAACGTAACCGCCGTAAAGCGCTGCTTGTCATGGCTACCGGTAGCGGTAAGACGAGGACAGTTATTTCCCTTGTAGATGTACTCATCCGCCATGGATGGGTGAAAAATCTGCTGTTTCTGGCCGACCGCAATGCATTGGTAACCCAGGCTAAACGTACCTTCCATAATCTTATGCCAAACCTTTCGCTGTGTAACCTCACCGAGGGAAAGGAGGAGGCCAGCGCACGTGCGGTGTTTTCCACCTATCAGACGATGATGAACTGTATCGACGCTACCCGGGATGAGAACGATAACCGATTGTTTACGCCGGGGCATTTTGACCTGATTATCGTCGATGAGGCCCATCGCAGTATCTATAACAAATACAAGGATATCTTTACTTATTTTGATGCGCTGCTGGTAGGGTTGACGGCCACGCCAAAGGATGAAATAGACAAAAACACCTATGGGATTTTTGATTTAGAAAGCGGCGTGCCTACTTATGGCTATGAACTTTCCCAGGCGGTACAGGATGGTTATCTGGTAGACTTTGTCTCCATCGAAACCGAGCTGAAATTTATGAGCGAAGGCATCACTTATGAGGATCTTTCGCCGGAAGAAAAGGAAGAGTATGAGAACACCTTTGCCGATGAAGAAGGCAATCTGCCTGCCACCATCGATTCCAGCGCCCTCAACGAGTGGATTTTTAACAGCGACACCATCAAAAAGGCGCTGCATATTCTGATGCAACATGGACAGCGGGTGGAGTTTGGCGAAAAAATTGGCAAGACCATCATCTTTGCTAAGAATCATAATCATGCCGAAAAAATTCTGGAGGTGTGGAATCGGGAGTTCCCCGATTATCCCAACCATTACGTGCGGGTGATCGATAACTATACTAATTACGCCCAGAGCATTATTGACGACTTTTCGGATAAAAACAAAATGCCGCAAATATCTATCTCTGTGGACATGCTGGATACCGGTATCGATGTACCGGAAATTCTCAACCTTGTCTTTTTTAAAAAGGTCATGAGCCGGGCTAAGTTCTGGCAAATGATCGGACGTGGTACCCGTACATGCGCAGGGCTTATCGACAGTGGGGACAAACGCCTGTTTTATATTTTTGACCTGTGCAGAAACTTTGAATTTTTCCGTCTGCATGTCAAAGGGCGCGAGGCAGGGACGGTCAGCACGCTCCAGGAGCGTATGTTCAATATAAAGCTCGAGCTGGTGTACAAGCTGCAAGAACTCCCTTACCAGACAGATGCGCTTAAAGCATACCGTAAAGAGCTTGTGCAGGATCTGGCGGCGCAGGTGAAGGCCTTGCCGCGGGACAACTTTGCCGTAAAACAACACCTGCGCATTATTGATAAATACCAGTCCGAGGATGATTTTGATACCCTGACTTATGAAAACACCCTGCAGATTGCCGAGCATATTGCTCCGCTTGTACTGCCTACAGCCGACGATATTGCGGCGGCGCGGTTTGACATGCTCATCTATCAGATTGAGCTGGCTATGTTGTCTGAAAAAAGCTGCAAACGGGCAAAAAACGATGTGGTTCACAAAGCGGCGGAACTATCAAAATACGGTACGATTCCGGCCATTGCCCAGCAGCAGGAGCTAATTGAGCAAATCATACATAACGATTATTTGGATCGCGCGGGTATTTCGGACTATGAGGATATCAGGCTGAAGCTGCGGGATTTGATAAAGTTCATACCGGAAAGGGTCCGGGTACGTTATGATACCGACTTCACGGATGATGTTTTATCCATGGAATGGAAAGAATCCCAATTGGACAACGATGATTTGGCAAACTACAAGAAAAAGGTCAACTACTAT encodes the following:
- a CDS encoding restriction endonuclease subunit S translates to MGRWDISKVRNCFSCVMRGKSPTYVPESRIRVINQACVYWDGIRIDNVKYQNENNADKVVFLQPQDVLINSTGTGTLGRCNVFNIEDAFIYSIDSHVTLLRPYDHINSLFVRYYFMMDETQRELYKKCVNGSTNQIELSKNQLLEFPIPVPPLDVQQKIADVLNKASALIELRKAQLDKLDLLIKSQFIEMFGDPATNPKGWEIGAIRDLVRDVKYGTSKPAEADGVYVYLRMNNITYSGGIDLTDLKYINVDEKEYEKYVIRKGDLLFNRTNSKELVGKTAIFKENTPMIIAGYIIRVRTNEKANPEYISAFLNSRYGKELLYDMCKAIVGQANINAQELQNIKIPITPISLQNEFKAFVEKTEAQKSLLQKSLKKMRLNYKSLMQKCFRGEVF
- a CDS encoding DEAD/DEAH box helicase family protein; the encoded protein is MRTNFDFLLNDPQFKPFAEAAVSAERVLPISPALCATACRTALEFAVKWVYSVDGSLQKPYEDKLVTLISTEDFKDLIPPGMLAKLDYLRKVGNNATHNAKSVSRDQAVLALQNLHSFLDFVAYCYGTKYTEVTFDKALLEAKPEPAVVTVMPPDADEVDFQTLLDENFPKREKLTAKRVQQLKQGYTVKPMDMTEAQTRKAYIDVMLQDTGWQRGPNWIDEYPIDEMPNKSGKGSADYVLLGDNGLPLAVIEAKRTSVNVEKGRQQAVLYADFLEKKHGQRPVIFMTNGYETRIWSDKYYPERPVSGIYSKRDLEKEFNKMKSRTALRAVRISDELSNRYYQKEAVQAICDAFDERNRRKALLVMATGSGKTRTVISLVDVLIRHGWVKNLLFLADRNALVTQAKRTFHNLMPNLSLCNLTEGKEEASARAVFSTYQTMMNCIDATRDENDNRLFTPGHFDLIIVDEAHRSIYNKYKDIFTYFDALLVGLTATPKDEIDKNTYGIFDLESGVPTYGYELSQAVQDGYLVDFVSIETELKFMSEGITYEDLSPEEKEEYENTFADEEGNLPATIDSSALNEWIFNSDTIKKALHILMQHGQRVEFGEKIGKTIIFAKNHNHAEKILEVWNREFPDYPNHYVRVIDNYTNYAQSIIDDFSDKNKMPQISISVDMLDTGIDVPEILNLVFFKKVMSRAKFWQMIGRGTRTCAGLIDSGDKRLFYIFDLCRNFEFFRLHVKGREAGTVSTLQERMFNIKLELVYKLQELPYQTDALKAYRKELVQDLAAQVKALPRDNFAVKQHLRIIDKYQSEDDFDTLTYENTLQIAEHIAPLVLPTADDIAAARFDMLIYQIELAMLSEKSCKRAKNDVVHKAAELSKYGTIPAIAQQQELIEQIIHNDYLDRAGISDYEDIRLKLRDLIKFIPERVRVRYDTDFTDDVLSMEWKESQLDNDDLANYKKKVNYYILQHQDIPAIAKLKSNQPLTSDDVQVLECILWNELGTKEQYDAQYGKAPLGELVRSIVGLSQKAANEAFSGFLNEAGLDSRQMYFVRQVVNYIVKNGMMKDLSVLQESPFTDMGSISELFDDVAVFINLRTVIESINKNAQAA